In one Caballeronia sp. M1242 genomic region, the following are encoded:
- a CDS encoding formylmethanofuran dehydrogenase subunit A, translating to MSTARLRGGTVYDPTNGINGEQRDITIRDGRIVDGLNSHDIPPERDFDASGMVIMAGGIDLHSHIGGGKTNLSRLLLPEDHRDDPRAVPNRPDEGRYMRLPSCGTCAPGTLATGYRYAEMGYTAAFEPAMIASNARHTHLEMGDTPIIDHGAYVMMGNDELFLQMLAAREDYKRMRDYVGWTINASKALGVKVVNPGGISAFKFNQRSLDLDEAHVHYGITPRDVLKTLTRALTDLRVPHPLHVHASNLGVPGNVDSTIATMDAAEGLPVHLTHIQFHSYGTEGPRKFSSGARAIAEAVNARPNVTIDVGQIIFGQTVTASGDTMMQFRNAPLARPRKWILGDIECDGGCGVLPFRYREQSFVNALQWIIGLEIFLLVDDPWRVSMTTDHPNGGPFTSYPHLIRLLMDKSFRDEQLDKLHADAKTATALGELTREFSLYEIAIITRAGPARLLGLMDRGHLGVGAAADIAVYREDADRERMFTSPAYVFKDGELIARDGTLLNVPTGGIHYVQPDYDRSIEARVRAFTEANLAARFENAAISDDEICACCNGGRLLPVACFATRGNAQP from the coding sequence GCGGGATCGATCTGCACTCGCATATCGGCGGCGGCAAGACCAATCTCTCGCGACTGCTCTTGCCGGAGGATCATCGCGACGATCCGCGCGCCGTGCCGAACAGGCCCGACGAAGGCCGCTACATGCGTCTGCCTTCCTGCGGCACATGCGCGCCGGGCACGCTCGCCACCGGATATCGTTACGCGGAAATGGGCTATACGGCTGCATTCGAGCCCGCGATGATCGCCTCGAACGCGCGTCATACTCACCTCGAAATGGGCGATACGCCGATAATCGATCACGGCGCCTATGTGATGATGGGCAACGACGAACTGTTCCTGCAGATGCTGGCGGCGCGCGAAGACTACAAACGCATGCGCGATTACGTCGGCTGGACCATCAACGCGAGCAAGGCGCTCGGCGTCAAAGTAGTGAACCCCGGCGGCATATCCGCTTTCAAGTTCAATCAGCGTTCGCTGGATCTCGACGAAGCACACGTGCATTACGGCATCACCCCGCGTGACGTGCTGAAGACACTCACGCGCGCGCTCACCGACTTGCGCGTGCCGCATCCGTTGCATGTGCACGCGAGCAATCTCGGCGTGCCCGGCAACGTCGATTCGACCATCGCGACGATGGATGCGGCAGAAGGCCTGCCCGTGCATCTCACGCACATCCAGTTCCACAGCTACGGCACCGAAGGGCCGCGCAAGTTTTCATCCGGCGCGCGCGCCATTGCTGAAGCGGTCAACGCGCGTCCCAATGTGACGATCGATGTCGGACAGATCATATTCGGTCAGACCGTCACCGCTTCCGGCGACACGATGATGCAGTTCCGCAATGCGCCGCTCGCTCGACCGCGTAAATGGATACTCGGCGATATCGAATGCGATGGCGGCTGTGGCGTGCTGCCCTTCCGGTATCGCGAGCAGAGCTTCGTGAACGCGCTGCAATGGATCATCGGGCTGGAAATCTTTCTGCTCGTGGACGATCCGTGGCGCGTATCAATGACGACCGATCATCCGAACGGCGGTCCGTTCACGAGTTACCCGCATCTCATTCGGCTTCTAATGGACAAGTCCTTTCGCGACGAGCAACTCGACAAGCTGCACGCCGATGCGAAGACCGCGACCGCGCTCGGTGAACTCACTCGCGAGTTCTCGCTCTACGAGATCGCCATCATCACGCGCGCCGGACCCGCGCGGTTGCTCGGGCTGATGGATCGCGGGCATCTCGGAGTCGGCGCAGCAGCGGACATTGCCGTTTATCGCGAGGATGCGGACCGCGAGCGCATGTTCACGTCACCCGCCTATGTTTTTAAGGATGGCGAATTAATCGCGCGCGATGGCACACTTTTGAACGTACCGACAGGCGGCATCCACTACGTGCAGCCGGACTATGACCGTTCCATCGAAGCGCGCGTGCGCGCTTTCACCGAAGCCAACCTTGCGGCGCGCTTCGAGAATGCAGCCATCAGCGACGACGAGATCTGCGCATGCTGCAACGGCGGCCGGCTGTTGCCGGTCGCGTGCTTCGCCACGCGCGGGAACGCACAACCATGA
- the fhcD gene encoding formylmethanofuran--tetrahydromethanopterin N-formyltransferase, whose translation MHINDTEIDDTFAEAFPMKATRLVITAHTPTWARHAANSLTGFATSVIDCGCEAGIERDLTADETPDGRPGISVLIFAVSSKELAKQVARRVGQCVLTCPTTAVYGGIDPATSRAPLSDNAPLGAGLRFFGDGFQISKVLGATRYWRVPVMDGEFVCEEFTATVKAVGGGNLLFLARDLDSALHAAEAAVAAMHALPDIITPFPGGVVRSGSKIGSKYAGATASTNDAFCPTLVGLSRKSELTPEVACVLEIVIDGLTDADVRAAMTAGIAAATAIGRAGGMLRISAGNYGGKLGPYHFKLHELAAGIDGSHA comes from the coding sequence ATGCACATCAACGACACGGAGATCGACGACACCTTCGCCGAAGCGTTCCCGATGAAGGCGACGCGCCTCGTCATTACCGCGCATACGCCGACATGGGCGCGTCACGCCGCCAATTCGCTGACGGGCTTTGCGACATCCGTGATCGATTGCGGATGCGAAGCGGGCATAGAACGCGATCTCACAGCCGATGAAACGCCCGATGGCAGGCCGGGCATCTCGGTGCTGATCTTTGCCGTGTCGTCGAAAGAACTGGCGAAGCAAGTCGCGCGGCGCGTCGGGCAATGCGTGCTCACGTGCCCGACCACGGCAGTCTATGGCGGCATCGATCCGGCAACGAGCCGCGCGCCGCTCTCCGACAACGCACCGCTCGGCGCGGGACTGCGCTTCTTCGGCGACGGCTTTCAGATATCGAAAGTGCTCGGCGCGACGCGCTACTGGCGCGTGCCCGTGATGGACGGCGAATTCGTCTGCGAGGAATTTACGGCTACCGTGAAGGCCGTGGGCGGCGGCAATCTGCTGTTCCTGGCGCGCGATCTCGACAGCGCATTGCACGCCGCCGAAGCCGCCGTTGCCGCCATGCACGCGCTGCCGGACATCATCACGCCGTTTCCGGGCGGCGTCGTGCGCTCCGGCTCCAAGATCGGCTCGAAATACGCGGGCGCGACCGCCTCCACGAACGATGCGTTCTGCCCCACGCTCGTCGGCTTGTCGAGGAAGAGCGAGCTCACGCCCGAGGTCGCATGCGTGCTCGAAATCGTGATCGACGGTCTGACCGATGCGGATGTGCGCGCCGCGATGACTGCCGGCATCGCGGCCGCGACTGCCATCGGGCGAGCGGGCGGCATGCTGCGCATATCGGCGGGCAATTACGGCGGCAAGCTCGGGCCGTATCACTTCAAGCTGCATGAACTCGCAGCCGGCATCGATGGGAGCCATGCATGA